The genomic DNA AACGGGGCTGTCAAACAGCACTGCTGTCCACACCTTCTGCCTCGATCGCTTTCCATGCCCATTCATCTTTATTTGTCAAGATACACAACAAAGGAAACCTGCTGTTGTCCAGAGCCATCAGCTTCATCAAACACCTTGTTATCTCCAGGTGAATGGCTGGTAACAGATCATGAGAGCACACACCGACCACAGGTCTGCAAGAGGGAGGCATTTCCTCACCTCTGCAAAGAGCAACAGATACTCAGCTAGAGGCTTTCTCGCTTTTCTCATCATCTTTAGCGTTCCCTGAAGCACCAGGTGTTGATCTCCACCACAAGCAAAATCTTATCTGGACTCAAGATCCAACCGCACAGAGCTCAGACACACAGAAATCCACTTGGATGGCGCTGTTTCTTCCCACACCaaggtgtgggtttttttctcttcattttcttacGGAGTTGAGTACAGCCTTCAGTATATAGCTTTTCCCAGCCAAACAAGGACTCCAAACGAGCCATGGCCAAACACCGTCTGTGTGCCCCCGGAGCACAACACAGCCTGAGCGCAGGCACTTCGGCCTCCTCAGCCGCAGGTCACTGAGTGcagcaattttaaaatagttgCGGTCACAAGTTTTGTGGGTCAATATTGATGTTGCCTATTGACACAACCGCTGAGCTGCTGGCAGGCCCAGAAGGATGTGCTTAAAATTCTGTCTTCCACGGTAGGAACCACCCCCGGTGCAAGTGGGGAACTGCCTGGGGTCGGCAGTTGTGGCTGTGATCGGTGTCTGACACTACCCTGATTTTACTTTGCCCAACTGCTTAAATTCACTTGGAATGACTAATCTTGGAGAGTCACCTATTCCCCATCTCAAAATATTTCCCATGTTTGGATTGTTTCTGccgttttaaaaaaaagtttccttggAATGCAGCAGCGAGCAATCTGCCAGGGCCTGTCACCACTTCCACCATGGCAGATCGGCCTGACCCCCGCCCCAGCGCAGCTGACACAGGAGGAGCCTTCGCCGCCCCGATCGCGTTCCTCAACAGGGAAAAAACGGAATAAAATAGCCAGAGAACAAGTCCGAGAGCTGCCACTTGCTCCTCCTCTCTTAGTTTTTGTTTTAGGCATAAAATTGAAGATGAGAGCTGAGCACATTGCATACACAGTGATAcagcaggaagaggaaaaaaaaatcatagggAAATCAGTTGCTGCAATTGGGCATAACCTTTACAAAAAAAtctctggaagaaaaagcttGCTGGTATGACTAAAAAGTGTCTCAGCTGCCAAATATTTCAGGTATTCAGAGTCTGCCAGAGCCCTGTGGATTAATACTGGCCCATTTCTCCTTCACTGTTTTACTTTCTGCATTTCAGCTGGCCTGACCATAGGGCCTGAACTGAGCACAAGGCTGCAAGTCAGCAGACATGAttttatttccagctctgccacacTTGCCTATTGATCTTGAACAAGTTCCTTAGTTCAAAAGCTTCAGAGATGGCCTCTAAATttaggggaggggaggaggctGGCTGGGTTCTATTTGGGGAGTCCTGCCTAGGAAAGCTAAGCTCCGACTCCACGAGATGCTGAAAATGAAGTGTAGGAAGCTCTAAGTGAGATCATGCAAATTATAGGTGTCCAGCTGAATGCTCTGTCTCTTCTCAGACAGAGAACCCCCCAGTGAAGCTCCCCAGAAATAAGCAGCTGCCTTTGGGCATTCCTGCTTCAGCCTGTTTGTGAAACAAGGATAACTTCTCTTTGGACAGGCCTTggactttcttagttcttctcATCTCCAAATGATGCAGGGGGAAGTTAATTGGTACCAAGTACCCAATTTCTAGCCTATTAACACAGCCTGAGCAGTGGCCGCTGCTTTGCAGGAGGGATCCCCATATCCCTTCTCCCCCAGGATGCTGCTCTTTGCCCTGGCAAGGCCACGATCTGCCACCAGCCATCCCTTTGATCCCAGCCTCAGGAATGTCCATGGAAAGGGCCTTGCTTTCAGGCCACCATGTTCAGCTCCTATGAACCACAGCAAACGATCTGGCATCAAAGTGTCTCTGCAACTGCAGCTTAAGTATTAGGGGGGTGGTTTTCAACAGCTCCTTTAGAGACCGATGAAAACGCAAGGCTAAAAGTCAAGAAATAACTctgtatagaaaaaaaaaaaaaaaagattggtGGGATTGCAGGGGGTTTCTGTGCTAACATCCACCAGGGATAAGAAGGCGTAGAGAGGCAGAGTAAGAAGATGGTCTAAGGTTAAGCTTGCTGCCAGCCTTCTTGGGTGGGAGAAGTTCACCTGCAAGAAAAACAGGCTCAAATTTTTGCATCTGTGCACAAAGAGCTGGTACAAACAGCTTGTGCCTGGTTTGTTGCTGTCATGTAGCAGCTTTGATCAATTCCAAATAGGATTCATGCCTGCCATTCCTCAGAGGGCAGCTGTGTTCCCAGTCAGAGGGATGAACTCCTCAAAATCTGACTTGTGCCTTCATTTTGTACACCtcaatgttttattaaaaagcatCTGAGATTAATAAGGAATAAGATGAATGGGAGATTACCTGGGGGACTGCAGCTCTTTCAGGGACAATTAACTACAAGACATTTGAAAGTAtgtatttaaagaagaaattatcatCTTACTGACAACCCCGCACAGACCTTCTTCCCCCTGCTCCTCTAGCTGTCATCTTTAACAAGATACTGTGGTCAGGAACAGTGCCTTTGAGCtcagaaagcacagaaacattGTCAGATGGCTCTGGAAACAGCAGACATGGACACTGTATTTGCTAAAGGACCAAAGAGACAGCCAGCTCCAACTTCAACACACTTCATTCCCTTCCACAGTTACATCCAGCCCTTTGTAAACAAACCGGTCTTCAAGGGCCCCTGTGAAGAAAGCACTGGCTTGGCCTGGTACATGGGAAAACAAGACGTGCTCAAGGCCAGGAGGTGCGACAGCTCTTGGGCAGATGCACAGCCCGTTGGCACCGTCGTGCCCCTGGAAGGAGCTCCCACACCTCCGACTGCACCAGCGCGGAGACACTTACTCATGCTGCAGCAGGTCTTTGAAGTGAATCATCTCCACAATGACCTGGACGTTCTCCTTGGCAGCGGAGCAGAGGTCATGCTTCAGGTAGCACTCCCGCTGTAACTGGAACACCATCTCTTTAATGGCAGGGCACTTACGGCTGATGCAGCTGAATTTATGCCTCAAGGCATGAGCCTTACACTTCAGAGCGTCTTTAATGAAGGATTTTCcctaagaagaaaagaaatggagTAGGTCTGTATTTTTGTCCATTAAGCACAGCAGCTGATTTATGCCCAGATAGCTGCTCCTCTGTGGGACAATGTCAAGGGTTATTAGATTGCCAAGGGTACCACTTAATGtcttttcccccctcttctttttgtttctctgctctTAAACACCATGCCAAGTTACCTGGCCTTGCTGTCCCTGGGGAGCTGAACAGACAGGGCTTCCTCCCCAGCCTATGGAGGTTTCCCTACCCCAGCAGCTGAATGCCCAACAAGGGAAAGGGCAAAAGTAAGCACCTTGAAATAATTCAATGCTCAAGTTACTGGCTTTGTTTGCTTCTGatctggcagcacagcaggttcACGGAAAGGAGAGCGCATCCTGCCATGGCTGAGGTGCCCAGGTCCACAAGCAGACAACCACTTAGTAACTGcaaattagtttattttaaaattaatctgcAAACTCCTAAGACATGTATACACTGTCTGTATGTACCTGCCCTATTCCCAAGCTGTCGGTATTTTCTCTACTACCGCTTCCACAAAGAGGGACTCAAATCAGCACTAGTAATAATCCTTCAGTGTCTCAATGCCTGTTTGCTGCAAGAACTTGTGAGATTAGGAAAATCAAATCAAGAAACCAAAAAAAGTAAATTGCAGGGAAGCTGCTTTAGCAGCATCTCTTTAACCCCTGTTTGCGATTCCTTTATTCAGTGGCTTAGTGGGCAtcagaaacctttctttttgctgtctgaTGCTATGGCTGGCACACACGGTGCATGTCACAGTCTGACAGCTCTGCTCAGATTCCTTTCACTTTGCTGAGCAATAGGTGTGTGGAAGCCTCCTACACTGCCTCCAATCTCTTCATTAACTTCAGGTTCTTTGACACAAGTGCTTCATGAAGACCAAGTTCTTGTCCTTTATCCAAAGAGCACCCTGGCATAGCTCCACCAACATCAACTACCCTGTTGGGCCCAAATTGTTTCAAGCCAGAAATGTTTCTTGCTGATCAAAGAACTGCTTCAGTCATCATCCCTTTCTATTCCCTGTACCAAAGGCACTAACTTGCCCTTCCCCTTCACACACAGTAGGCAAATAAGGATAAAAAAGAACGTTCTTATATAAACCAAACCTGACATCAATTCTTAGGTTTCAGAGTGAgggaaggagaacagaaagcagagaacagaaaatggcCAGTGTTACTCTTGTCATTTAATGCGGCCTGAAATAACTGTAGACAATACAGAGATGAGCCGTGAAAAGCCAAGTCATAGCAGAAGGTGAAGTCGCCTCCATATGAAATAAAGCTCCAGGGGTTTAACACTTATGCACTGCAGTGGAGACAGCCTGGATGTGAAATGGGCTGTATTTGATCAGCAATATCTGGGGAACAGGCATCAATGGCTACGCTCAGCCTTTGCAGGCACCCTTCCCAACAGGGCTTAATTCTTTGGTCAACTCTGTTCACTGAAAGAATAATTGTGCAAAAATAAATGAGTATTTTCTGTAAGCCACTTGGAAATTAAGCCGAAGGTTTTCAGATACCCACAGGAGAAATGATTCCCGTTTTAACGACTAGCCAGAGCCTTTGTATGTCCTTGAGAATGTGAGCCTAAAACTCTAGCCCTTCAAAAGTGTTTCCTACTGGGTGGTTGCACCACCCCTCACGGAACAGGCAGGATCCTGAAGACAGCTCTACTTTATACCATACTTTTAACAGTGCCATGTAGCTGGTGCTTTTAGTCAAGTTATACTGTAAACTGCACGGTCAAGCCAAATGCCGCTGGCCTGTCGTAATGTTCTCTTCTCTCCACACTGTAATGGGAGAGTAGGTTTACAAGACATAATAACAGGATGTCTCAATGATGCATAAATGGTCTGGGGAGAAAATGAAGGAGACAAACTTAATACCGCATACCATCTAAGTAATGTATTTTAACGTCAGTGCTTGAACCAAAGCATTATTTGaacacagcagctttcaggAGGTTGCCTGTGCTCGTTGTGGGCAAGTCGTGAGAACCAACTTTAATCACCGCGCATCAGGAAATATTCCGATACGTCTAAATGAACTGGGAGCCGAAGCTGCATTTCTGAATCGGCTTTGAACAAACATGGTGTAGAAGCTAAAGCCACCTAGTGTTTCCAAAACCATGTTTGGCTACATTAGTGTTCTGATTCAGTTATGCTGGGTACAGTAGGTGGGAGCGAtccagggagctgcagctcctgctgctctgttgcTGGTCTGGGGGCTTAATTCTGGACCCTTCCACAGGAAAACCTTTACTGAAGCTGCTCATGCACAAAAGTACATTTGCTCCATAATGGTAACTTTTTTTCCATGCATTATAGAACTAAATGGCGTGCCACGTGTATGTTAGAAGCAAGCAGATACGTAGTGCGTTTCACTGTGTTACCTGGGCATCAAATTTTCCAGCGTTGTGCAGGAATGTCATACAGATCTCGTGTAAGCCTCGGATCTCGCAAGAGTTGTTTTCAAAGCATTCGAACACTCCACATCCCACATCGCCAGCATTAACCAGGCAGTGCTGGATTTCAGCTAAAATGAGCATTGATTACAGTTAGTTTGAAGAACTGCTCATAGAAGTTGGTGGTGGGTagggtggggagggaaagagTTATTTTGCTAACATCATCAgttcaaaagaaacaaaaaccatgTGACAACAGTTATCGTACCCCCAGCATGCCCACTCTTTGCAGAAATTACACCTAAACTTGGGTATATTATGTTATGAAAGTGACATCCAAGAAGCAAATGTCAAATCCACTATACTTACGTCAAACTATTTCACTTGAGAACTGTAATGCTTTTGCATTCCTCAGGAGCAAAGGACAGGCATGACTTTGGCTGTCTGACTTGCAAAAAGTCCCCCATCAAATTCAAGTGCCAAAACGAGAAGCCCATGACCCAGGCAGCTAAAATGTCTCGTTTCAGGTACTTTGAGCTAGTTTCTGGCGATTTAGCACAATGTTTTTTACAGACCACTGGGTTTCCCCTGTTGTGATGTCCACAGAGTTAAtggcaaaactcccactgaTAAATAAAGTCCTTTGCACTGAGTGTTGCATAAAGCCGCAACTATGTCCTCACCTATGCAGAAATCAattgaaaatacatatattcatATACGTAGTACATAAAATAGATCTACTGGAGCTAGCTGTTACATGTATGTTTATTCTGCCCTTTCAGATGTTATGtaatactgtaaaaaaaatgctaatacTCgctcaccaaaaaaaccctaaaaatcTAATTCTTAACAAGACAGCTTCTGgtcctttgaaaaaaaatggatgtaATAGTACTGCCAGAGAGAAGGTGGTTGCTGGAAAAGCCTGGGGATAAAGTTAAACAGGGGCAGCTTTTAGACCAGAACTGAGGATGCTAAGAATTCCTGTACCCTGTGCCCTAGTGGTACCTTTAATTAAAGCTCGCCCTTGGGAGCCAGCCTAATCCCCCTCCCGACCGCAGCATGTTTCAGACATCCCCAGCCTCCCCCTTTGCCATGCGGTCCATTTGCAAATCCTCACAGCAACTTTTCGGTCTGATTCCAACCCTCCGCAAGGCAGAGCGCGGAGCCGCGGATGGAAATGCAGAGTCCGCCGGAGTTCACACGAACCGCCGGCAGCTCGAAACCAAACcactacattttttcttttttgtttccccttctACCTGCCCCGAAGCGCATCTGGGGGTGGGACACGGGAGCCCCCGCATCGGCTCCTGAGATTGTCTCAGCCACACGCGAAAAAGCTGCGCAAACACACACGCACcgaggggggtgggggggagggaagggaggtcTTTGTGGAGCGCTGCAGAGCGCGGAGCTGGGCTTTTTTGGGGCCGGGAGCTCAGCTGTAGTGCTTGTGTTGGCATCCGGATGCAAACCCTTTTGCCGGATCACATGTCCTGGCTCCAGCGTGCTGAGAACTGCACAGTGCCGTGATTCACATGTGGCAGTCCCTAATGGGCATTCGTGCATTCCTGCTCGTGTGTGTTTAAACACGTCCCGCAGCActgagtgtttaaaaaaaaaaaaggaaaaaaaaaaagaaaggggggtgggggggaagggaaaagtcTGGAGCCCGCGGTCTCTCTTTGCACGGCTGGGAAGCGATCCAGCAAAGTGCACGCCTCAGCTCTCTCTTTCTAGACAGATAATACCCGGGGGAGGGAGCACAGGGGgcgggagaggaggagagaaaccCCCGGTCCGTTGCATCATTGCACGACTCCCTAGGGAGGAGGCAAAGCACCAGTCATTTCCAGCcgcttccccttccctccccgtcccaccccccccacccctcgACCCGGTTTCAAACGCTGCGCCGAGAAACTTTCTCCTCCCCAGCGCAGCATCCCCGCGGCGGCAGCAGCATCCCCGGGCCGGGGCCGATCCACTGGgctccccccggccccgctccccccggcACGGGGCCGCTCGGCACCCACTTTGTGCCCGGCGAGGCGTCAGAGCCGCTTCGCCCGGAGCGCTGCCGCGGCTGTTGCAAGGGCAACACGTGCTTGGCAAAGCCGGGCTTTAAAGGTAATTAGGAGCGAGGTCTTATTTCCTCTGATGATTTATGCCTGACAGTCGGACACCGAAATAAAAACGCCTGTCATAACTCAACGCGGCCGTTTCCCCGGCGCTCCAGAAGCAGCGAGGTGGGGGTTCTCACATCACCTTTGCACCCACCCTCCGCCGCCCTGCCCGTACCTGTGTTCTGCAGGGACAGGCGCCCCTTCTGCTGCGGGGTCCTGTCCTGCGGCCCCTCCGGCGGGTGGGTGGCCTCAgtgcccgccgccgcccgggcgCTGGCGAGCAGCAGGAGCACCAGGGCCAGCAGCTTGCCGCGGAGCTCCGCGCACATGGTCGCGCCttccccccgccgccgccgcgtccTCCCCCGCGGGGTGCCGCACCCGGGCCCAGCGCGCTCCTCGCTGCGGCCCTGCGAACCGCATGTGCCCGGCGCGGCGGCGAGCGCGGAGTGGCGGCAGAGGCGCCGGAGGGTGCCTCAAATATCCCCGCCGAGCCCCGGTGTCACTCGCATGAGGGAGCCGAGCAGGTGTCGCTCCGCGCCGCGGCCAATGGCAGCCGCCGCCCCGCTCCGACCGCCCGCCGGGGGCCGGCCCTGCCCCGCCGGCAGGTTGCAGCCTCCCGCCTCCCCCGGCCCCCCCCGGCACCGCACGGCGGGGGATGGGCGTGCGGGGGGCAGCGGGAAGGGGCTGCACCCCCGGTGGTGgcgaagaaagaaaagaaggtgaaaaagaaaaaaaaaagaggtgaaaaaGCGGGATTTTGACAAGCAGGCTGCtttggagggagggaggcagcacCGAGCGGCTGGTGCCCCCGCAGCTGCAACTTCGGGGCGCTCCAGACGCCGCTGCCCTTGCGCGGGGAGCCGCGGGGGTGCCCGGAGCCGGCTGCCCGCGCTGGCCGTCCTGCGGCACTGCCGCCTCATTGCGAgacttgatttaaaagaaaaagaaaaaaaatccctccccGAAGAAGCTTTTGCACCGACTTTCTTGGAAATCCTCTACTCCATCcatctcccccttctcccccctcccccattttttttttcccttgggatTTTGTACCCTGCGAGTTCCGACGGGATTTGGGCCAATTCCATCGCATGTGGCGGGTTGTGCTGGGAGGGGGGGTTGTGGTACCTGAGCGCGGACCCGGCTGGGTGAGCATGGGCAGGCGCTGCATTCCTTGACACCCCCCCGCCACCGGTAGAGAGCATCATCCTCGCAACCCCCCAGCCTGGAGCACCCCACACCACCCCCCCGCCAGGTCTGGCTGCTCCTTTCTGTTCAGTAGCTGGAGCGAGGAGAAGGACGTAGGAAAACCTCTAGCAGGTGATGAGAAGTGTCGCGCTCGCTGGGGGTAGGGGGGAAGGGGGCGTGCGTGTCTCCCCTTGCCCTGCCGCAATGCACATCAGATGTTTCATCAGACCCCGCAGGCCCCATGCGGCTCCCgcctcccccagcagcccccgaGCCCCCGGCGCTGCCAGGGCGCGCTGTGCTGGGGGCGGGGGTCCCGCGGAGGGGGGGGGCGCAGCCAGGAATGTCTCCAGCTGCCGCTGCCACCCGCTTCCCCACAGCTGTCAAAATGCACTTGAGGAAATCCACTCACACCTCCCCGAGCAAGGGTCTCCTCGGCGGGACGTGACACCGCGCCGCAGGACCATGGCTCCACCGCTACGCACCAGCAGGCACGTCCCGACACCCCCCTTGCAGCCCCCAGCACATCCCCGCTTGCCTGGGCCTTCCCTGCTCGTGTCCCAGGCCGGGAGGTTTGTTTGCTGGGTCTGAGTGGTGCAAAGTTTGTTTATCGTTCTTTAGGGTTTGACTTTGAAACATCTTTTTTAAGATTGAAATTCTTAACGGTGGTGCCAAGCTCGTGTGGAAATTCCCTTTTATCAATACGCCACTGCCTTGTAAGCTGCAACTTGCAGCTTTCCTCTAAGGAACTCTCTGTGCCAGTGCGGATGTCTGCAAAGCCCCTGTGCCCCTGGGATGGGCTCTGCCCTTTTTGACAAAAGGGCTATTAAAGGAAtaggtttttcttcttcatttttccctCACCCTGAGTGCCTGGTGGCCCTTCTTTTGTCCTTGTTCTCTTACTATTTATACTGCTGAAGAGCTTTGCTATTTAATTGCCTTTGCTAGGTCTGACTAGCTTGACTTTAACAATTTTCATCTCCAGTGTTCAAAGAGCAGGGACTGAATGAactcaggagcagcagagagggagTCTGGGCAGGAGGATTTAAGGGACagcagtttttttctgttggagaAGGCAGCAACCAATGTACTGTTCATAACCAGCAAGTCTGCATTATACATATAATacatatttcagtgttttttttttttttcttgagccTCACAAATTGCACTTTCCCCTAATGCCCTTTCCTTGCTGCTTTAGGTCTGATGCCCTCCTGCAGCCATTTCTCATCaatctttctgcttctttttaaagTTAGAGTTTTCATATGGGGTTTTGGCCTTGTGACTTAAAGGGATTCTGTGCATCCTCCATGCACCAGAGCCCGGGTCCCTCCTTCTAGTTGGCTTCTCTAGGCAGGTCTCATCATTCCTCAGAGCACGTCCTTTGAACCACGCAGCCCTGgcctcccctgcagcccatgttGTATTAATTGCTTCGTCCAAGATTATTTTCACGGCTCTTTTCCTTACCAAAACCGTCCCTAAAATAGCACCCCCTCGTGTCACTCTTTGGTGAAGAAGTCTGCTGGCTGTCACTACCTCGagcattttctgtctcttctgctcAGCAGACATTGCTGGGCAGTGGGTGGCACTCAGAGCTGTagaatttttccttcctttccctcttgaGGTCACTCGTCAGGGTGCTCCTGGGGTTAGAGGATCCCACTCAGCCCTTCCTTAGCAAGGAAAGAAGCTGCGCCTGCATTTTAAAGGTGAGCCCTGTCAGGGGAAATGCGCATGATACACAAGTCACGCTCTAGCAAATTTGGCATCTTCTGGAACGTGGTGTAACTCGCTCCCTGGCAGCACCATCGGCTGCCAGTTTGAGTGCCAGGTAATTTTACAGAATAGTTACCAATTCCAGCGATCTAGGGGCTGGTTTCCAGGAGACTTGGGATGCCTGAATCCCGAGGCACGGAGCCTGCAGCTTTGCTCCAGCCGCAGGGAGCTTGCGTGGATGCAGGCGCCTGATTGCAGGATGGTGTCTGGTTGCGAAGCGTTTGATGACGTTTTTGAGGAGCAACACTTCAGAGAGGATCACGGCTACTTGCAGCAGTTTTGAACGACTGATGACTTTTAGGAATACACTTTCAAGTTCCCTTTGGCTAACATATACAGGTTTTACTTTTAAAGAGTGTTTCATAATTTGATTAAAACTTTATATGATCAAGCAGTAGCACGAGCATTTTCCAACTGCCTTTAAATGGGAAGCATTTaattatttggggtttttagGGAGATGGTTGTTAAGAGGACTGTGTCCCTGCAAGGCCATTGCAGGCAGGCGAAGGCTGCGAAATGCTGTGCAAGAGGCTCTGGCACACAGGGAGAGGGAGAGCACGCCCAGTTATGAAGAACGGAGAGGCCGATGACTTCAAAAGGGAAGAGGATGCTGTGAGAAGGTGTGCCGAGGTCTGgattctggggtttttttatctgTGACTAAACGCATTTCACAGCAGAGTTAGAGTAAGCTGTTCTGTGCAGCCCCAGCGGCGCAATGGGATTTCATCAGACTTGAGAAAATAAGCAAGACAGGGGAATTTATTGTTGCCTCTTCTCCTGGGTAATTTCCCCACCTCGGGGCTTAGCGCAAAGCGCTGACTTGCAAATGACACATCATTACGAAGGCAGCTCGGAGCTGCAAAGCATCGCTGGGAAAGCGGTCGGGGAGAGCGGAGGAAGCTGCTTCTTGGACTTGGGACCTGCTCTGGGAACACGTTGATTTAAATTCCCACAAGCTGGTTCTCGGATGGTGCGAGTGAAGCTGCTGACAGTGACTGCAATGGGATTTGACACTAGAGAACCTGTTAGGCTCAGTAAATGTAGGTCTGTTGGGAAGCTTCAAAGGGTTGTATTTTAAGTCACTTTTCCCCCATCTATCATCGATTTAGAGTTTTTGAATCTCTGGTAACTGTAATTTTTATGATGAACGAGCAGAAGTTGGCAATAAAGCCACAGAGaatgaaatacaagaaaagTCAGAGCTAATTAGATTTAAAAATTGTACAgccattttttttgttcctaaTTGCTTGTGTAAAAATCAAGTATTTGAGAAATGGTCTCAATGAATTATGCACCAAGTTTAAAGATGGTCTGGCTGGTGTGATAAAATATGAACTATTTGAAAGATTTATAAGGGTCAGAAATCCTGCCGAACGTTTTAGTATTTAGAGCAGCAGGAAACCACtctg from Columba livia isolate bColLiv1 breed racing homer chromosome 14, bColLiv1.pat.W.v2, whole genome shotgun sequence includes the following:
- the STC2 gene encoding stanniocalcin-2; this translates as MCAELRGKLLALVLLLLASARAAAGTEATHPPEGPQDRTPQQKGRLSLQNTAEIQHCLVNAGDVGCGVFECFENNSCEIRGLHEICMTFLHNAGKFDAQGKSFIKDALKCKAHALRHKFSCISRKCPAIKEMVFQLQRECYLKHDLCSAAKENVQVIVEMIHFKDLLQHEPYVDLVNILLTCGEEVKKAITRSVQAQCEQNWGSLCSILSFCTSTAHGDTILAPEKKSGEANKAAAGRGDMLAHADSDHRESLRASKGERGTKGHLNAHARVKAGGHSPKGPHGIMDRADELSDFSDIRR